In a single window of the Sulfurimonas sp. hsl 1-7 genome:
- a CDS encoding polyprenyl synthetase family protein, giving the protein MHRVEAQIERLIQEINYDEVSRLFSMLSGGKRLRAKLVLKIANEHEDAPLLAAIVELIHGASLLHDDVIDEAMTRRGKASVNATEGSKTAVMLGDILYSKAFTELVHFDKLVAQTISASVTDLSKGEMMDVKMAESFNSDEKKYLDMLYLKTATLIEAAAKASAILAGKNAATHALYGRNLGLSFQIIDDILDITSDEATLGKPAMNDFVEGKCTLPYIYLYHALDEQDKHRLVSSHAKEISSEESAWIKENMQKYNTIEKSFELALKLSNEAQEAMAEDPELVAILETMIKRSY; this is encoded by the coding sequence ATGCATAGAGTAGAAGCCCAGATTGAGAGATTGATTCAAGAGATAAATTATGATGAGGTGAGTCGTTTATTTTCCATGCTTAGCGGTGGAAAACGTCTTCGTGCAAAGTTAGTACTAAAAATTGCAAATGAGCATGAAGATGCACCTTTATTAGCTGCCATTGTAGAGTTGATTCACGGTGCTTCACTTCTTCACGATGATGTGATAGATGAAGCGATGACTCGTCGTGGAAAAGCTTCGGTAAATGCAACAGAGGGGAGTAAAACAGCTGTAATGCTGGGTGATATTCTTTACTCAAAAGCGTTTACGGAACTTGTTCATTTTGACAAACTGGTCGCACAAACTATCTCAGCTTCTGTTACTGATCTGAGTAAGGGTGAGATGATGGATGTGAAGATGGCTGAATCATTCAACTCCGACGAAAAAAAATATCTTGATATGCTTTATTTAAAAACGGCAACACTCATAGAAGCTGCTGCAAAAGCGAGTGCGATTTTAGCGGGTAAAAATGCTGCAACACACGCTTTGTATGGAAGAAACCTTGGATTGTCATTTCAGATAATTGATGATATCTTAGATATCACGTCAGATGAAGCTACACTTGGAAAACCTGCTATGAATGACTTTGTAGAGGGAAAATGTACATTGCCTTATATCTATCTCTATCATGCTTTAGACGAACAAGATAAACACAGACTTGTCTCTTCACATGCTAAAGAGATATCAAGCGAAGAGAGTGCTTGGATTAAAGAGAATATGCAAAAGTACAACACTATTGAAAAATCTTTTGAATTAGCACTTAAACTTTCAAATGAAGCGCAAGAGGCAATGGCAGAGGATCCGGAACTTGTTGCCATTTTAGAAACCATGATAAAGAGAAGTTATTAA
- the hemA gene encoding glutamyl-tRNA reductase: MHYLTVSLSHKNSDVALREKFTYTDEQKENCLQNLLQSEAISEAMILATCNRVELYGCCSDIDSALEHMLYLLTSKSGLTKEFIKETAEIVDDSSAIHHLFAVASSIDSMVVGETQIAGQLKDAFKFSQEKGFSSQKMSRAVEHAFKTAAKVRNFTEISSKPVSVASVAIAQVKEKVSNLAGKKALVIGVGEMSEICAKHLISDGVETYITNRTKEKATHLANACGAKVYEFGDLHKAVNEFDIIFTATSAQYPIITDDMVEDVEFERFWFDLAIPRDIEMTHKESIYLFSIDDIKDVVDANRAQREQDVRKAHGIVGRSVVAFYEWLDALNVEPMIKEIYLKANKAVEAEMARALKKGFIPEECAYEAQKMANQAIKRFLHDMTKKMRAVSTEAKSDSMTGAMQYMLNSENDNIPDKYKHYIKKD; this comes from the coding sequence ATGCATTATTTAACAGTCAGTCTTTCACATAAAAATAGTGATGTAGCCCTCCGAGAGAAGTTTACTTATACGGATGAGCAAAAAGAGAACTGTTTACAAAATCTTTTACAATCTGAAGCGATCAGTGAAGCAATGATACTTGCTACTTGTAACCGTGTTGAACTTTACGGTTGTTGTAGTGATATAGACAGTGCACTTGAACATATGTTATATCTTTTAACTTCTAAGTCAGGTCTTACTAAAGAGTTCATTAAAGAAACAGCAGAGATTGTGGACGATAGTAGTGCTATTCATCACCTTTTTGCAGTTGCTAGCTCAATTGACTCTATGGTAGTGGGTGAAACGCAAATAGCAGGACAGCTAAAAGATGCTTTTAAATTTTCTCAGGAAAAAGGGTTCTCGTCACAAAAAATGTCTCGGGCAGTTGAGCATGCTTTCAAAACCGCTGCAAAGGTAAGAAACTTTACAGAGATATCTTCTAAACCTGTTTCAGTTGCTTCTGTAGCGATTGCACAAGTGAAAGAGAAGGTTTCAAACTTAGCAGGTAAAAAAGCTCTTGTAATCGGTGTAGGTGAGATGAGTGAGATATGTGCAAAGCATCTTATATCTGACGGTGTTGAAACATATATTACAAACAGAACAAAAGAGAAAGCAACGCATTTAGCAAATGCTTGCGGGGCTAAAGTGTATGAGTTTGGTGACCTTCACAAGGCAGTAAATGAGTTTGATATTATCTTTACAGCTACAAGTGCACAGTACCCTATCATTACAGATGATATGGTTGAGGATGTTGAGTTTGAGCGTTTTTGGTTTGACTTGGCGATTCCTAGAGATATAGAGATGACTCATAAAGAGAGTATCTATCTTTTTAGTATTGATGATATTAAAGATGTTGTAGATGCTAACCGTGCACAACGTGAACAAGATGTAAGAAAAGCACATGGAATTGTTGGACGTAGTGTAGTCGCTTTTTATGAGTGGTTGGATGCACTAAACGTAGAACCGATGATCAAAGAGATCTATCTTAAAGCGAACAAAGCGGTAGAAGCGGAGATGGCTAGAGCACTTAAAAAAGGTTTTATCCCTGAAGAGTGTGCTTATGAAGCCCAAAAAATGGCAAATCAGGCAATAAAAAGATTTTTACACGATATGACTAAAAAGATGAGAGCAGTCTCAACTGAGGCCAAAAGTGACAGCATGACAGGTGCAATGCAGTATATGCTTAACAGTGAAAATGATAATATTCCAGATAAATACAAACATTACATAAAAAAGGATTAA
- a CDS encoding proline--tRNA ligase: MRRSKAFIPTSKEVPNEATLPSHIFLSRAGFISQVAAGLYNYMPLAKKVIKKIENVINEEMEAISAQEVELSFVTPADLWAESGRIEKFGKELLRFRDRKENLFVLGPTHEEMMVDLVRNRVTSYKNLPLNLYQIKTKFRDEARPRFGLMRGREFIMKDGYSFHSSFEDLDREFDAVEAAYKKILTRLGLDFRVVEADSGAIGGSGSKELMVLADSGEDTIAVCSKCEYGANIEAAKRSKRGSIPEAPEADFNKFQTPDTKTIEDLAQFFKVDPYYTIKCVAKRVIYEDSSEIVLFFVRGCDNLQEVKAVNATDALDIVDVTEEELQEIGLVPGFIGPLDQDKAKHVIDTDLKNAANMICGANEVDYHFVGVDLSVISEVAYFADIAEVNEGDTCPYCDGELSFTKGIEVGHIFKLGTTYSAPLKAEFLDENGKTQPFIMGTYGMGVSRLVAAVVEQHHDENGCIWTKETAPYMVNIMVSNIKDDEQVALGEELYSKLQESKVEVILDDRKDRFGFKMKDAELIGFPYTVIIGKELVNGNVQIYNRATTEKTEVKADEIYEKIMEMI, translated from the coding sequence TTGAGACGAAGTAAAGCGTTTATACCTACATCTAAGGAAGTGCCAAACGAGGCGACACTCCCTAGTCATATATTTTTATCTCGTGCAGGCTTTATCTCTCAAGTTGCAGCCGGTCTTTATAACTATATGCCGCTTGCTAAAAAAGTGATCAAAAAGATCGAAAATGTAATCAATGAAGAGATGGAAGCTATCTCGGCACAAGAGGTTGAACTAAGTTTTGTTACGCCTGCTGATCTTTGGGCTGAAAGTGGACGTATAGAGAAGTTCGGAAAAGAGCTTTTACGTTTTCGCGATCGTAAAGAGAACCTTTTTGTATTAGGTCCGACTCATGAAGAGATGATGGTTGATCTAGTACGTAACCGTGTAACATCTTATAAAAACTTACCGTTAAATCTTTATCAGATTAAAACGAAATTCCGTGATGAAGCAAGACCGAGATTCGGTCTTATGCGTGGACGTGAATTTATCATGAAAGACGGATACAGTTTTCATAGCTCTTTTGAAGATTTAGATCGTGAATTTGATGCTGTTGAAGCTGCATACAAAAAGATACTTACTCGTTTAGGACTTGATTTTAGAGTGGTTGAAGCAGATAGCGGTGCTATCGGTGGAAGCGGTTCAAAAGAGCTGATGGTCCTTGCTGACAGTGGTGAGGATACGATCGCTGTATGTTCAAAATGTGAATACGGTGCAAATATCGAAGCGGCAAAAAGAAGTAAAAGAGGATCTATTCCTGAAGCTCCTGAAGCGGATTTTAACAAGTTCCAAACACCAGATACTAAGACAATTGAAGATTTAGCACAATTCTTCAAAGTCGATCCGTACTACACGATCAAATGTGTAGCAAAAAGAGTTATCTATGAAGATTCAAGCGAGATCGTACTTTTCTTTGTAAGAGGGTGTGACAATCTTCAAGAGGTAAAAGCTGTAAATGCTACAGATGCACTTGATATCGTAGATGTGACAGAGGAAGAGCTACAAGAGATTGGGCTAGTACCTGGATTTATTGGACCGTTAGACCAAGATAAAGCAAAACATGTTATCGATACTGATCTTAAAAATGCGGCAAATATGATTTGTGGAGCTAATGAAGTTGATTATCACTTTGTTGGCGTTGACTTAAGCGTAATTAGTGAAGTGGCTTATTTTGCAGATATCGCAGAGGTAAACGAGGGTGATACTTGTCCATATTGTGATGGTGAACTTTCGTTCACTAAAGGGATCGAAGTTGGACATATCTTTAAACTGGGAACTACTTACTCAGCTCCACTTAAAGCAGAATTTTTAGATGAAAACGGTAAAACTCAACCGTTTATTATGGGTACATACGGTATGGGTGTATCGCGTTTAGTTGCAGCTGTAGTTGAACAACACCATGATGAGAACGGTTGTATCTGGACAAAAGAGACAGCTCCTTATATGGTAAATATCATGGTAAGTAACATCAAAGATGATGAACAGGTTGCCCTTGGTGAAGAGCTCTATAGCAAACTTCAAGAAAGTAAAGTTGAAGTTATCCTTGATGATCGTAAAGATAGATTCGGCTTTAAAATGAAAGATGCTGAGTTAATCGGTTTTCCATATACTGTTATAATTGGTAAAGAGCTTGTAAACGGTAATGTACAAATATATAATCGTGCTACAACAGAAAAAACAGAGGTGAAAGCTGATGAAATTTATGAAAAGATTATGGAAATGATTTAA
- a CDS encoding FxsA family protein has product MVYFLIYLFLEVLVSVNISSAIGGLATFFEILASAFIGIAILVNFRNTLFENMKSVSYNCIDLQEFQRLNLFTLFGAILLIIPGFLTDILGILLQFSVITSMIVNRYNVKSKSCKTSAFEDEENFKKDKNDVIDVEIIEHNSSTK; this is encoded by the coding sequence ATGGTATATTTTTTAATATATCTATTTTTAGAGGTATTGGTCTCAGTCAATATCTCTTCTGCTATTGGTGGCCTTGCAACATTCTTTGAAATTTTGGCAAGTGCTTTTATCGGTATAGCTATACTTGTAAACTTTCGAAATACACTTTTTGAAAACATGAAATCAGTTTCTTACAACTGTATAGATCTACAAGAGTTTCAAAGACTCAACCTATTTACCCTTTTTGGAGCTATTTTATTAATAATCCCCGGTTTTTTAACAGATATTTTAGGGATATTATTACAGTTTAGTGTCATAACGAGTATGATTGTTAACCGTTATAATGTAAAATCCAAAAGCTGTAAAACTTCAGCTTTTGAAGATGAAGAAAATTTTAAAAAGGATAAAAACGATGTTATCGACGTTGAGATTATTGAGCATAACAGTTCTACTAAGTAG
- a CDS encoding DsbA family protein, with amino-acid sequence MLSTLRLLSITVLLSSVLSANTNEKIEEFLTDKFEENKRIESIEVKVKERVPLKELKGWSGYIVEVEAYLKEDPKRQVKQRMVWFSDGQMITKELTDMESGRSLVEKVKPKFENRFYKKENLIYGDANSKHKVALFSDPLCPFCKGFVPGAIKDMKNDPKKFAVYYYHMPLERIHPASVHIVKMAAAAELKGVKDVTLKMYNIKVNPREKDVNKILEAFNTAVGTNLTQKDINDPKVLQHVNSDFDTANELMVAGTPTVYLDGKLDETKKGYKKVK; translated from the coding sequence ATGTTATCGACGTTGAGATTATTGAGCATAACAGTTCTACTAAGTAGTGTTTTATCGGCAAATACAAATGAAAAAATAGAAGAGTTCTTAACAGATAAGTTTGAAGAAAATAAAAGAATAGAATCGATTGAAGTAAAAGTTAAAGAGAGAGTTCCTTTAAAAGAGTTAAAGGGGTGGAGCGGTTATATAGTTGAAGTTGAAGCATATCTCAAAGAAGACCCAAAACGTCAAGTAAAACAAAGAATGGTATGGTTCTCTGACGGTCAAATGATCACAAAAGAATTGACAGATATGGAAAGCGGGCGTAGCCTTGTAGAAAAGGTAAAGCCGAAATTTGAAAACAGATTTTATAAAAAAGAGAACTTGATCTACGGAGATGCAAACTCTAAACATAAAGTAGCACTTTTTTCAGATCCTTTATGTCCGTTTTGTAAAGGGTTTGTGCCGGGCGCAATTAAAGATATGAAAAATGATCCTAAAAAGTTTGCAGTATATTATTACCATATGCCGTTAGAGAGAATCCACCCGGCTTCTGTTCATATTGTTAAAATGGCTGCGGCTGCTGAGCTAAAAGGTGTAAAAGATGTTACACTGAAAATGTATAACATTAAAGTTAATCCAAGAGAAAAAGATGTGAATAAAATATTAGAAGCATTTAACACAGCTGTTGGAACAAATTTAACACAAAAAGATATCAATGATCCAAAAGTATTACAACACGTAAATAGTGACTTTGATACGGCAAATGAATTAATGGTAGCAGGGACACCGACAGTTTACCTAGATGGAAAGCTTGATGAAACTAAAAAGGGATATAAAAAAGTTAAATAA